A genomic segment from uncultured Desulfuromonas sp. encodes:
- a CDS encoding rhomboid family intramembrane serine protease — translation MSEPLYNITFQGKILYGYEQDEVRKNLAELTKFDEKRLDHLFSDEEVVLKKKLDLATAQRYKEVLDKTGARCELVRHEEADQNEETVKSLLPVEPQGITCPKCGAANQDEESCTKCGILFSKYRQRQERISAGQDPSAQTRPHKDSYFDQHQEQLFILKAFAVIIGIICLQSFLSSFIGMFMLFFPVIFLFYVKMQAAVEDRSPTEVLAEHITFMPVMYTTGEKKKEDVAAVTYSLILINILIFYFYELNADPEFMANNLLFLPVTPNLWNIPISLLTSMFLHASNAHLWGNMLFLWAVGTVVEKRIGWKRYLAFYLLSGVCASLLSVLVNALFLGRPAHGLGASGAIAGIMGVYAVRCYFKSMVFPLPILGIFSLILPVSLKVRLNALVIIGLFFLADLSGGIGQLTGHDSMIGHWAHIGGMLSGIGLAAFFKLSRDAFKERHLEIGSTSVYGQKLGVNTETGEDSLRLVLKDNPHDTEALLLLAQLKSKYSATEEGANLYPKAIHMLIQEQRMNEAATAFIEFYRIYLKGIDAKDLYRLAGYFNQHNELEHAGTCLELLCKDETTPPSLLEKSLYQYGRLLDIMGFPEAAAEYYQKVIDQFPDSPFNEKIHYQKQNSTL, via the coding sequence ATGTCAGAACCTCTCTACAACATCACGTTTCAAGGTAAAATCCTTTACGGCTACGAGCAAGACGAGGTGCGCAAAAATCTGGCCGAACTGACAAAGTTTGACGAAAAGAGGTTAGATCATCTGTTTTCCGATGAAGAAGTGGTCCTTAAAAAGAAACTCGACCTAGCTACGGCACAACGCTATAAGGAGGTTTTGGACAAAACCGGTGCTCGCTGCGAGCTGGTCCGCCACGAAGAGGCCGACCAAAACGAGGAGACGGTCAAAAGCCTGCTACCGGTAGAACCGCAAGGCATCACCTGCCCTAAATGCGGTGCCGCGAACCAGGACGAGGAAAGTTGCACCAAATGCGGCATCCTGTTCAGCAAATACCGTCAGCGCCAGGAAAGAATCAGTGCGGGGCAAGACCCTTCAGCGCAAACCCGACCACATAAAGACAGCTATTTTGATCAACATCAGGAACAGTTATTTATCCTGAAAGCTTTTGCCGTCATCATCGGCATCATCTGCCTGCAATCTTTTCTCAGCAGCTTTATCGGCATGTTCATGCTGTTCTTCCCGGTCATTTTTCTTTTTTATGTCAAAATGCAAGCCGCTGTCGAAGATCGCTCGCCAACCGAAGTACTGGCGGAACACATCACGTTCATGCCCGTCATGTACACAACCGGCGAGAAGAAAAAAGAAGATGTTGCCGCAGTCACCTACAGCCTGATTCTGATCAACATTCTGATTTTCTATTTCTATGAATTGAATGCCGACCCCGAGTTTATGGCCAACAACCTGCTCTTCCTCCCTGTGACGCCGAATCTGTGGAATATCCCAATCAGTCTGCTGACGTCCATGTTTCTTCACGCTAGCAATGCTCACCTGTGGGGTAATATGCTGTTTCTCTGGGCGGTCGGAACGGTTGTCGAAAAAAGAATCGGTTGGAAGCGTTACCTGGCTTTTTATTTGCTAAGCGGCGTCTGTGCCAGCCTGCTCTCCGTCCTTGTCAATGCCCTCTTTCTTGGCAGACCAGCACATGGACTGGGAGCATCCGGTGCCATTGCCGGCATCATGGGGGTTTACGCTGTGCGCTGCTACTTCAAAAGCATGGTCTTCCCCCTGCCTATTTTGGGGATATTCTCGCTGATCCTGCCAGTCAGTCTGAAAGTCCGACTCAACGCACTGGTGATCATTGGTCTGTTTTTTCTTGCAGATTTAAGTGGCGGGATTGGTCAGCTCACCGGACATGATTCCATGATCGGCCATTGGGCGCACATTGGCGGCATGTTGAGTGGCATCGGTCTAGCGGCTTTTTTCAAGCTCAGTCGCGACGCGTTCAAGGAACGCCATCTGGAAATCGGCAGCACCAGCGTCTATGGACAAAAGCTCGGCGTCAACACAGAGACGGGAGAAGACTCGTTGCGCCTGGTCCTCAAAGACAATCCGCACGATACAGAAGCCTTACTCCTTCTCGCTCAACTCAAAAGCAAATACAGTGCAACCGAAGAGGGCGCAAACCTTTACCCAAAAGCGATCCACATGTTGATTCAAGAACAGCGGATGAACGAAGCAGCGACCGCCTTTATCGAGTTCTATCGTATTTACCTTAAAGGTATCGACGCAAAAGATCTCTACCGCCTGGCAGGTTACTTTAATCAGCACAATGAACTCGAACATGCCGGAACCTGCCTCGAATTATTGTGTAAAGATGAGACGACACCACCGTCTCTTCTGGAAAAATCACTGTATCAGTATGGGCGCCTGCTCGACATCATGGGCTTTCCGGAAGCAGCAGCCGAATATTATCAAAAAGTGATCGATCAATTCCCGGATTCGCCGTTCAACGAGAAAATTCACTATCAAAAACAGAACAGCACACTCTAG
- a CDS encoding ABC transporter substrate-binding protein, with protein sequence MKMTMKSSFWILSLLLLLILLVASLCRTSNDTIKIAIHHWIGYESLTLCEQEHLINQNLVSLIHSASLSDSAALVRKDLVDGAALTFDEVFQLRQEGIPLTVILIFDISSGADLLLTRPEIHTLQDLKHKTIGMESSVLSQILLSAILEKAGLTTADVDLRYGIVANHEQLWQQPDIDALITYLPLPESMAKSCNILFDSRQIPDTVRDVLAIRTDRLEKFRPALKHILACHFAILNKFTQEDPDTLHRIAALLGFSVKQTEDVLRKIRFPCLECNYTYLSSQETQTQQSLNRLITTMQQANILPPTVAMEHLVDHSFLPDPRE encoded by the coding sequence ATGAAAATGACAATGAAGTCATCCTTCTGGATTCTTTCTCTGCTGTTGCTGCTCATTCTCCTGGTTGCGTCTCTTTGCAGAACGTCTAATGACACCATAAAAATTGCCATCCACCACTGGATAGGCTATGAATCTTTGACACTCTGCGAGCAGGAACACCTTATAAATCAGAACCTCGTCAGCCTGATACATAGCGCTTCGCTATCGGATTCAGCGGCATTGGTAAGAAAGGATCTGGTCGATGGAGCAGCGCTGACATTTGATGAAGTGTTTCAACTGCGTCAAGAAGGCATTCCCCTCACCGTCATTTTGATTTTTGACATCTCCTCGGGGGCAGACCTTCTGTTGACACGACCGGAGATTCACACCCTTCAAGATCTGAAGCATAAAACAATCGGCATGGAGTCGTCGGTACTCAGTCAGATCCTGCTCAGTGCCATTCTTGAAAAAGCGGGATTAACCACAGCCGATGTCGATCTGCGCTACGGGATTGTTGCCAACCACGAACAACTCTGGCAACAGCCTGATATTGACGCGCTGATCACCTACCTCCCCCTGCCTGAATCAATGGCTAAAAGTTGCAATATCTTGTTCGATTCTCGACAAATACCGGATACGGTTCGTGATGTCCTGGCAATCCGCACTGATCGGCTGGAAAAATTTCGTCCAGCGTTAAAACATATACTGGCCTGCCACTTTGCCATTTTGAACAAATTTACCCAGGAAGACCCGGACACCCTCCACCGGATCGCGGCCCTGCTCGGATTTTCAGTCAAACAGACTGAGGATGTGCTGCGGAAAATACGCTTCCCCTGTCTCGAATGTAATTACACCTATCTGTCTTCTCAGGAAACACAAACCCAACAATCTCTCAATAGACTGATTACAACCATGCAACAGGCGAATATCCTCCCACCCACCGTGGCGATGGAGCACCTGGTTGATCATTCTTTTTTACCGGACCCACGGGAGTAA
- a CDS encoding SulP family inorganic anion transporter: MDDGEKLSLENILRNCVIGFTVSFIALSLGAALGILSGRGAFSGMFSAGIIALVTALFGGTRVQCSGPTAPMSAVSALVVAFAYERMALSEQADQFINLVFLLSGLLLVMMAVLRLGRFIRLVPNVVISGFMSGIALLIWQDQVYLVFGWGDKLALKGGVVANLFVVMATLILIFVLAPLMRRLVGRRARFLPSTLLAIVLVSVGCALLCPDVERVQLGGSLNGVAFLDYVRQQWPQDWSLTTVKAALPFSIQLTVLCYLDTLLTSLVVDKMSGEVTRQNQELMAQGIASGACALVGGIPGAQATIRSVLMLKEEANLRLAGIMTGAFVLIEMMLFQEWINYIPKAVFVGVLIKVGYDVFDFMPLRLYLKQLVTKRWYQWKDFFSRRDEREIYVTNREGLMISGTAVVTLVMDLNLAVGGFTLVFYLHNFVFNRRNPMRDLVPEKETEVFYTEQ, translated from the coding sequence ATGGACGATGGTGAAAAATTATCCCTGGAAAATATTTTACGTAATTGTGTCATTGGATTTACCGTCAGCTTTATTGCGTTAAGCTTAGGCGCTGCCTTGGGGATTCTTTCCGGTCGGGGCGCTTTTTCCGGCATGTTTTCAGCGGGCATTATTGCTCTGGTCACTGCGTTGTTCGGCGGCACCAGAGTCCAGTGTTCCGGTCCGACAGCACCAATGAGTGCGGTCAGTGCTCTGGTTGTCGCTTTTGCCTATGAACGTATGGCGTTATCCGAGCAGGCCGACCAGTTTATCAATCTGGTTTTTTTGCTCAGTGGCCTGTTATTGGTCATGATGGCGGTGCTGCGTTTGGGGCGATTTATTCGCCTGGTGCCCAATGTGGTTATTTCAGGTTTTATGAGTGGCATTGCTTTGCTCATCTGGCAGGACCAGGTTTATCTGGTGTTTGGCTGGGGAGACAAACTGGCATTGAAAGGTGGAGTGGTTGCCAATCTGTTTGTGGTCATGGCGACCTTGATTCTGATATTTGTTCTGGCGCCACTGATGCGTCGTCTGGTTGGCCGACGGGCCAGGTTTTTGCCGTCAACATTGCTGGCTATTGTTCTGGTATCTGTTGGATGTGCTTTGCTGTGCCCGGATGTCGAGCGGGTTCAGCTGGGCGGTTCTCTGAACGGTGTGGCATTTCTTGATTATGTTCGCCAGCAATGGCCACAGGACTGGTCGCTGACGACTGTGAAGGCTGCATTGCCTTTTTCGATTCAACTGACGGTTCTGTGTTATCTCGACACCTTGTTAACCTCATTGGTGGTTGACAAAATGAGCGGCGAAGTGACGCGGCAAAATCAGGAGTTAATGGCGCAGGGGATCGCCTCCGGCGCGTGCGCTCTGGTGGGTGGTATTCCCGGGGCACAGGCGACGATTCGCTCGGTTTTGATGCTCAAGGAGGAGGCGAATTTGCGTTTGGCTGGCATTATGACCGGCGCATTTGTCCTGATTGAAATGATGCTGTTTCAGGAGTGGATCAATTATATTCCCAAAGCGGTTTTTGTCGGTGTGTTGATCAAGGTGGGCTATGATGTCTTCGATTTTATGCCGTTACGCTTATATCTCAAGCAATTGGTGACGAAGCGCTGGTATCAGTGGAAGGATTTTTTTTCACGGCGTGATGAACGGGAAATTTACGTGACCAATCGAGAGGGCTTGATGATCAGCGGCACCGCTGTGGTGACTCTGGTGATGGATTTGAACCTTGCCGTGGGGGGATTTACCCTGGTGTTCTATTTGCATAATTTTGTGTTTAACCGCCGTAATCCCATGCGCGACCTGGTGCCCGAAAAAGAAACCGAGGTTTTTTATACCGAGCAGTAA
- a CDS encoding diguanylate cyclase → MALRSSLLAMCFLVSLLAPVALHAMELPEVKIGILAFQPKETAAQRWSALAKHLKKIHPELSKITILPMTEHELEVAIRDSLVDFVLTNPTQYIRFHSCYGLSAPLATVIRGSTEIPLSGFGGTIFVRAKNNRINTLSDLGSCRIAVPFVHAFGAAEMQQYELFLHHLPLIAEKQFVVTGMPHDTTVAAVLSDKADVGFARAGTLERMEKEGKIRLSQFKIIHQQPFHEFPALVSTHLYPEWPIAALRHVSPQDQAIMISALMQMNRTPRGELPFSIRGFYPPADYTPVENLMRTLRVPPFDITPEYRLADVWAQYKTQFVFVLSAMSIILVLAIYLFVSRHKLSIAQKELIRLSEQDPLTGLYNRRKFMNYYETEWLAARRAESSLAVLMIDIDHFKDFNDHYGHLAGDEALATVADIIKQQICRPRDCIARYGGEEFICLLPETDEGDAAQVAEKIRKQVDKLGLQHAFSSTTDHITVSVGITSLRKQDRINRMELINLADKALYEAKAAGRNSIKVA, encoded by the coding sequence ATGGCGTTACGATCTTCACTACTCGCGATGTGCTTCCTAGTGAGCCTTCTGGCGCCAGTGGCACTTCATGCGATGGAACTCCCGGAAGTCAAAATCGGTATTCTGGCGTTTCAACCCAAAGAGACAGCAGCACAACGTTGGTCCGCTCTGGCGAAACATCTTAAAAAAATTCATCCGGAATTAAGCAAGATTACCATCCTGCCAATGACGGAACATGAACTCGAAGTCGCGATTCGCGACAGTTTAGTCGATTTTGTTTTGACCAATCCCACCCAATATATCCGTTTTCATAGCTGCTATGGGCTTTCGGCCCCTTTGGCAACAGTGATTCGCGGCTCCACCGAAATCCCTCTGTCCGGTTTTGGTGGAACAATCTTTGTCAGAGCGAAAAATAATCGGATCAATACACTGTCCGACCTGGGATCATGCCGCATCGCCGTCCCTTTTGTGCATGCCTTCGGCGCCGCCGAGATGCAGCAATATGAATTATTTTTGCATCACCTGCCCCTGATTGCTGAAAAACAATTCGTTGTCACAGGGATGCCGCATGACACGACGGTAGCTGCTGTCCTCAGTGACAAAGCCGATGTCGGGTTTGCCAGAGCAGGCACTTTGGAACGAATGGAAAAAGAGGGGAAAATCCGCTTATCTCAATTTAAAATCATCCATCAGCAGCCGTTCCATGAGTTTCCGGCTCTGGTCTCCACGCATCTTTATCCGGAATGGCCGATTGCAGCCTTGCGCCATGTGTCGCCGCAGGACCAGGCGATCATGATTTCGGCCCTGATGCAGATGAATCGAACACCGAGAGGAGAACTTCCCTTTAGCATTCGTGGGTTTTATCCCCCGGCTGACTATACCCCGGTGGAAAATCTGATGCGCACCCTGCGAGTTCCCCCTTTTGACATCACACCGGAATATCGACTGGCAGATGTCTGGGCGCAATACAAAACCCAGTTTGTCTTTGTCTTGTCGGCCATGTCGATCATTCTTGTTCTCGCGATTTATCTATTCGTCAGTCGGCATAAACTGTCGATTGCGCAAAAAGAACTGATCCGGCTCAGCGAACAGGACCCATTGACAGGTCTCTACAACCGACGAAAATTCATGAATTACTATGAAACCGAATGGCTGGCAGCCCGACGTGCCGAGTCATCGCTGGCGGTCCTGATGATCGACATCGATCACTTTAAAGACTTTAACGACCATTACGGTCACCTGGCCGGAGATGAAGCGTTGGCAACAGTTGCAGACATCATCAAACAACAGATTTGTCGACCGAGAGATTGTATTGCGCGTTATGGCGGTGAGGAATTTATCTGCCTGCTCCCCGAAACGGATGAAGGAGACGCTGCTCAGGTTGCGGAAAAAATCAGAAAACAGGTGGACAAGCTGGGGCTGCAGCACGCTTTTTCCAGCACGACAGACCATATTACGGTCAGCGTTGGCATCACCAGTCTCCGCAAGCAGGATAGGATCAACAGAATGGAATTAATCAACCTGGCGGACAAAGCACTCTACGAAGCAAAGGCAGCCGGGCGTAACAGCATCAAGGTCGCTTGA
- a CDS encoding GNAT family N-acetyltransferase, translated as MVVKVIDASRAEEIARLAVCLTNEIIERTGIKHFDVDVPKAVRLCQNYLEHGDYTVVAALEDEEVIGFGALCESHSLYAEGAFGIVQEFYVQPAYRCKGVGRQLIEALREVARQKNWTRLELCTPPVPEFNRTVAFYQENGFEITGGYKMKSALSE; from the coding sequence ATGGTTGTTAAGGTGATTGATGCTTCCCGGGCTGAGGAGATCGCACGGTTGGCTGTTTGTTTAACCAACGAAATTATTGAGCGTACCGGGATTAAGCATTTTGATGTCGATGTGCCGAAGGCGGTGCGCTTGTGTCAAAACTACCTGGAACATGGTGACTACACGGTTGTTGCTGCTCTGGAGGATGAGGAGGTGATCGGTTTTGGAGCGCTGTGTGAAAGTCATTCTCTCTATGCGGAAGGGGCTTTTGGTATTGTTCAGGAGTTTTACGTTCAACCGGCGTATCGTTGCAAAGGCGTGGGGCGGCAGTTGATTGAGGCCTTGCGGGAGGTGGCTCGGCAAAAAAACTGGACACGTCTTGAACTGTGCACCCCACCTGTTCCCGAATTTAATCGGACTGTGGCGTTCTATCAGGAAAATGGTTTTGAAATCACCGGCGGGTATAAGATGAAAAGTGCCCTGAGTGAATAG
- the asd gene encoding archaetidylserine decarboxylase (Phosphatidylserine decarboxylase is synthesized as a single chain precursor. Generation of the pyruvoyl active site from a Ser is coupled to cleavage of a Gly-Ser bond between the larger (beta) and smaller (alpha chains). It is an integral membrane protein.), producing MDTIEYYDRKTGQLCRETVMGDAAIKWAYQTMSGQWCSQLLFGRSWLSTALGWYFDSPLSKRKISSAIADLKINESEFAIPREQFSSFNAFFTRKLKEGARPFSADPLSFLSPADGRLLVYENIEGDSLITVKGVEDRLESLFGRPMPEFVGGKVAVVRLCPADYHRYHFPCAATVVDEVKIVGQYHSVNPMALKAKPRVFCINKRSYTLLDSEHFGRMAFMEVGAFGVAGIHQTYTGNSVSRMQEKGYFDFGGSTVVLVFQKDAILFDEDLRHNSGKGIETLVKVGETIGRKP from the coding sequence TTGGATACGATTGAATATTATGACCGGAAAACCGGTCAGCTTTGCCGTGAAACGGTGATGGGGGATGCCGCTATCAAATGGGCGTATCAAACGATGAGTGGACAGTGGTGTTCACAGTTATTGTTCGGCCGGTCGTGGCTTAGTACGGCACTGGGGTGGTATTTTGATTCGCCACTTTCCAAAAGAAAAATTTCTTCAGCGATTGCCGATCTGAAGATTAATGAAAGCGAATTTGCGATTCCCCGCGAGCAATTCTCCAGCTTTAATGCTTTTTTTACCCGTAAACTCAAGGAAGGAGCCCGTCCTTTCTCTGCTGACCCATTGTCGTTTTTGTCTCCAGCGGATGGGCGATTGCTGGTTTACGAAAACATTGAGGGTGACAGCCTTATCACAGTGAAAGGGGTTGAGGATCGGCTGGAATCGTTATTTGGCCGTCCCATGCCTGAGTTTGTTGGCGGGAAGGTGGCTGTTGTCAGATTGTGTCCCGCGGACTACCACCGTTACCATTTTCCCTGTGCTGCCACTGTTGTGGATGAGGTGAAGATCGTTGGGCAATACCATTCTGTCAATCCCATGGCGCTGAAGGCGAAACCGCGTGTTTTCTGTATCAACAAGCGTTCTTACACGTTGTTAGACAGTGAACATTTCGGTCGTATGGCTTTTATGGAGGTGGGCGCTTTTGGTGTCGCTGGAATTCATCAAACCTACACAGGGAACAGTGTGTCCCGTATGCAGGAAAAGGGCTACTTCGATTTTGGCGGTTCAACAGTGGTTCTGGTCTTTCAAAAAGATGCGATCCTGTTTGATGAGGACTTGCGTCACAACAGCGGTAAGGGGATCGAAACGCTGGTTAAAGTAGGAGAAACCATCGGCCGAAAACCTTAA
- a CDS encoding zinc ribbon domain-containing protein, which yields MRFSTTITERIVRTDFCRVALIYPIKKLASIETAAYFEKKIEKGRETMPIYENRCQKCGKITEKLARSSEKEMICPACSGVAERILSVFSSPTTSQSSGNCLPGSGFS from the coding sequence ATGAGATTTTCCACAACTATAACAGAAAGAATCGTAAGAACGGATTTTTGCCGCGTAGCATTGATATATCCGATCAAAAAACTTGCAAGTATCGAAACAGCTGCTTATTTTGAAAAAAAGATAGAAAAAGGGAGAGAAACGATGCCGATTTATGAAAATCGTTGTCAAAAATGTGGAAAGATCACGGAAAAACTGGCTCGCTCCAGTGAAAAAGAGATGATCTGTCCAGCCTGTTCAGGGGTTGCAGAACGAATACTTTCTGTCTTTTCCAGCCCCACCACATCACAATCCAGTGGAAACTGCCTGCCCGGCTCCGGGTTTAGCTGA
- a CDS encoding LysE family translocator, translated as MTFDLFFLWLVTLLPIVISPGPANILYAASGSTFGVKGTVPFWLGANITGMFQSLTVGFCIDYIVSVSPHILDGIRYAGVLFLLYLAVKFFKMSCREGQILKPLTFKDGVIVELLNAKFLLVPTIMFSQFYTPGPGSAQRIIGLALALLMLTLSTNMVWIVGGNSLAAFVANSRHQKMQGILFGSLLTLTALWLCW; from the coding sequence ATGACGTTTGATCTGTTTTTTTTGTGGTTGGTGACGCTATTGCCCATTGTCATCAGTCCCGGTCCGGCCAATATTCTCTATGCCGCTTCCGGCAGCACGTTTGGCGTGAAAGGGACCGTGCCATTTTGGCTGGGGGCAAATATTACCGGAATGTTTCAGAGTCTGACCGTCGGTTTCTGTATCGATTATATCGTTTCGGTGTCACCGCACATTCTCGATGGTATCAGATATGCCGGTGTGCTGTTTCTGCTCTATCTGGCGGTGAAATTCTTTAAAATGTCCTGTCGTGAGGGACAGATTCTTAAGCCCCTGACCTTCAAAGATGGTGTGATTGTCGAGTTGTTAAACGCCAAATTCTTGCTGGTTCCCACCATTATGTTTTCGCAGTTTTATACTCCGGGGCCGGGAAGCGCCCAGCGGATTATTGGTCTGGCTCTGGCGCTGCTGATGTTGACCTTGTCGACCAATATGGTGTGGATTGTCGGTGGTAACTCCCTGGCTGCCTTCGTTGCCAACAGCCGCCATCAGAAAATGCAAGGAATTCTGTTCGGTTCACTGCTGACGCTGACCGCTTTATGGCTGTGCTGGTAG
- a CDS encoding sensor domain-containing diguanylate cyclase, which produces MSLWFRSIRAKVWLCVSIVLMGYFAATLVGFYVNMYQYNRLTHLQSTHIPLTALGNDILKRFEQQTEEYEDAFLLAESELSEQAAEMNSDILRQLENLRQVTETHPNSPVSSAKLIQIKKDYVQLIAMAQKLHQKIADNTFSTSGQKEIQEFGRAQRNFQKELHDLAENLNQSMLIEVEQHKSRALNSIILLAILFLVVLLVVALTVDRVSTALLVAPLKHIQDNVERYEHGLNLKKPHIDNNSDEIAQLSAAFWSMTEKLGRTTVSKNYVDNIINNMSGALVVLRPDMTIDKVNPQALELFGFVEQEIIGKPLPMLINCGEDNQNSSQRIKKLFRGETVRNAEVCAKAKSGKEIPLHFSGTPMYDEKGMLTALICLFDDVTELKQAEAQLKQMAHHDPLTGLPNRNLFFDRLQHALLDAKRHGRIFGLLYLDLDKFKPINDNLGHEFGDQALQEVSRRLQQNLRGDDTVARVGGDEFIIILNGLADMEAAAPLAEKVVKTVLKPILIGSLCHQLGVSVGISIFPRDGKDMDALISHADKAMYQAKNSGGNGYSGAGCDYICCDDPQEEAL; this is translated from the coding sequence ATGAGCTTATGGTTCCGTAGTATCCGGGCAAAAGTCTGGCTGTGTGTTTCCATTGTCCTGATGGGATATTTCGCTGCGACATTGGTTGGATTCTACGTCAATATGTACCAATACAATCGTCTCACCCACCTGCAATCAACGCACATTCCCCTCACAGCCCTGGGCAATGACATTCTCAAACGATTTGAGCAGCAAACAGAAGAATACGAAGATGCATTCCTACTTGCGGAGAGTGAACTTTCTGAACAAGCCGCAGAGATGAACAGTGACATTCTCAGACAACTTGAAAATTTACGCCAAGTCACTGAAACCCATCCAAACAGCCCCGTCAGCTCTGCGAAACTGATACAGATCAAGAAAGACTATGTTCAACTCATCGCCATGGCTCAAAAGCTTCATCAAAAGATCGCCGACAATACATTTTCGACGAGTGGGCAAAAGGAAATTCAGGAGTTTGGCAGAGCCCAAAGAAATTTTCAAAAAGAGCTCCACGACTTAGCTGAAAACCTCAATCAGTCCATGCTTATTGAAGTGGAACAGCATAAAAGCCGTGCACTGAACAGTATTATTCTGCTTGCGATCCTGTTCCTGGTGGTGCTTCTCGTTGTTGCTCTGACCGTTGACCGTGTATCGACGGCATTACTGGTCGCACCACTGAAACACATTCAGGACAATGTCGAACGCTATGAACATGGTCTGAACCTGAAGAAACCGCACATCGACAACAATAGCGACGAGATTGCTCAGCTTTCTGCAGCGTTCTGGAGCATGACCGAAAAACTGGGCAGAACAACCGTTTCCAAAAACTATGTCGACAACATCATCAACAATATGTCTGGAGCGCTGGTCGTGTTACGCCCGGACATGACCATTGATAAAGTCAATCCTCAGGCTCTTGAGCTTTTCGGATTCGTCGAACAGGAGATTATCGGCAAGCCCTTACCGATGCTGATCAACTGCGGTGAAGATAACCAAAATAGCTCACAGCGCATCAAAAAACTGTTCCGAGGTGAGACCGTTCGGAATGCTGAAGTGTGTGCCAAGGCCAAATCCGGCAAAGAAATCCCTCTCCACTTCTCAGGAACTCCGATGTACGACGAAAAAGGGATGCTCACCGCCCTGATTTGCCTGTTTGACGACGTGACCGAGCTAAAACAGGCCGAAGCGCAACTTAAACAGATGGCTCATCATGACCCGTTAACCGGTCTGCCCAATCGCAACCTGTTTTTTGATCGTTTACAACATGCGCTCTTGGATGCCAAACGTCACGGGCGGATTTTTGGCCTGCTCTATCTTGATCTGGATAAATTTAAACCGATCAACGACAATCTTGGCCATGAGTTCGGCGACCAGGCGCTACAGGAAGTCAGTCGACGATTGCAGCAAAACTTGCGTGGGGATGACACGGTCGCCCGTGTCGGTGGCGATGAATTCATCATCATCCTCAATGGGCTGGCGGACATGGAGGCCGCGGCCCCGTTGGCTGAGAAAGTGGTCAAAACCGTACTCAAACCGATTCTGATCGGTTCTCTCTGTCATCAACTGGGGGTCAGTGTCGGAATCAGCATCTTCCCCAGAGATGGCAAAGACATGGATGCCCTGATCTCACATGCCGACAAAGCCATGTATCAGGCTAAAAACAGCGGCGGCAATGGCTACAGCGGTGCCGGCTGTGACTACATCTGCTGCGACGATCCGCAGGAAGAAGCCCTTTAA
- a CDS encoding cytoplasmic protein has translation MKKIALFVFNGEPMCFIHVLLNALDLQNKGYDAKIILEGASVKLVPQFIAADSPLKPLWQKCLQAGLVEGVCKACSAKLGTLAAVEEQNLPLLDDMSGHPGMAGYRDKGFEIITF, from the coding sequence ATGAAAAAAATTGCTTTGTTTGTCTTTAATGGTGAACCGATGTGTTTTATTCATGTTTTGCTCAATGCGTTGGACTTGCAGAACAAAGGCTATGACGCCAAGATTATTCTTGAAGGGGCTTCGGTTAAACTGGTGCCGCAGTTTATTGCAGCGGACAGTCCGCTCAAACCGTTATGGCAGAAATGTCTGCAGGCTGGTCTGGTGGAAGGGGTCTGTAAAGCCTGCTCCGCCAAACTTGGCACCCTGGCCGCAGTTGAGGAGCAAAACCTGCCTTTGCTGGATGATATGTCCGGTCATCCCGGCATGGCCGGTTACCGTGACAAGGGATTTGAGATCATCACGTTTTAG